In Gemmatimonadota bacterium, the following proteins share a genomic window:
- a CDS encoding SAM-dependent chlorinase/fluorinase, with the protein MSVITLLTDFGLSDAFVGTMKGVILGVCPEARIVDLSHGIAPQRIQEGAFVLRTAYSYFPNGTVHLAVVDPGVGGARRALVVETPKYRFVGPDNGLFAHVYAKETDLRVVSVTEPRFMLPEISNTFHGRDVFAPVAAHLALGAPVSDFGPEIDDYVTGTVTEPAVHEGGITGRVLHIDRYGNIITDIGDSLFLEKTRGKRFRIRLADLALDRVSISYDEAASGASLAILDSAGLLEIAVNGGSAAETLGASTGDRVDVEVE; encoded by the coding sequence ATGTCCGTGATCACGCTGCTTACCGACTTCGGCCTCAGCGACGCCTTTGTGGGCACCATGAAGGGGGTCATCCTGGGGGTCTGCCCGGAGGCCCGGATCGTGGACCTGTCCCACGGGATCGCGCCCCAGAGGATCCAAGAAGGCGCCTTCGTCCTGCGCACCGCCTATTCGTACTTCCCGAACGGCACGGTGCACCTGGCGGTGGTCGACCCGGGTGTAGGCGGCGCGCGGCGGGCCCTGGTCGTGGAAACGCCCAAGTACCGGTTCGTGGGACCGGACAACGGCCTTTTCGCCCACGTGTACGCGAAGGAGACGGATCTCCGGGTCGTTTCAGTGACCGAGCCCCGTTTCATGCTGCCGGAAATCAGCAACACGTTCCACGGACGGGACGTCTTCGCGCCCGTGGCCGCCCATCTCGCCCTCGGCGCGCCCGTTTCGGACTTCGGACCCGAGATCGACGATTACGTTACCGGAACGGTCACCGAACCCGCGGTGCACGAAGGCGGGATCACCGGTCGCGTATTGCATATCGACCGGTATGGCAATATAATAACGGATATCGGCGATTCCCTCTTCCTGGAAAAGACCCGGGGGAAGCGATTCCGGATCCGGCTGGCCGACCTGGCGCTGGACCGCGTCAGCATATCCTACGACGAAGCCGCCTCCGGCGCGTCCCTGGCGATCCTGGACAGCGCGGGACTGCTCGAGATCGCCGTCAACGGCGGCAGCGCGGCCGAGACACTGGGCGCGTCGACCGGAGACCGCGTGGACGTGGAAGTGGAGTAG
- the acs gene encoding acetate--CoA ligase has protein sequence MSDLYQPNETFRNKAHLKSLEEYRREYERSVADPEAFWAEKAESFHWFRKWDRIRSYNYDMRKGPVSIKWFEGGKTNIVHNCIDRHLETRGDQKAIIWEGNEPGEDAHLTYRELHEQVCKFANVLKSRGVGKGDRVSIYLPMIPELAVAMLACARIGAVHSIVFGGFSADSLSDRIVDSTCKTVITANGTHRGDKPVFMKPVADEAMASAEKEMGEPVTTCIVVDRVKDDPDFQFPMQEVRDFWWHDLMAGADADCPCEEMDAEDPLFILYTSGSTGKPKGVQHTVGGYMVYTGVTHRYVFDYHEGDIYFCGADIGWVTGHSYIIYGPLGNGATTIMFEGIPTYPAPDRCWEIIEKYGVNQFYTAPTAIRALAREGEDWPARHPMPTLQLLGTVGEPINPEAWRWYHVNVGKERCPIVDTWWQTETGGIMITPLPGAIPTKPGSATLPFFGVKPVLLDGESGRELEGNGIMGVLAIREPWPGQMRTVYGDHQRFEETYFQQYKGYYFTGDGCRRDEDGYYWITGRVDDVINVSGHRMGTAEVESALVAHGSVAEAAVVGFPHEIKGQGIYAYVTLNVGEEYTEDLRGDLKKQVRSIIGPIATPDVIHWAPALPKTRSGKIMRRILRKIATNELDQIGDTTTLADPAVVDQLIENR, from the coding sequence ATGTCCGACCTGTATCAGCCCAATGAGACCTTTCGCAACAAGGCACACCTGAAGAGCCTGGAAGAATACCGGCGGGAATACGAGCGTTCCGTCGCCGACCCGGAGGCCTTCTGGGCCGAGAAGGCGGAATCGTTCCACTGGTTCAGGAAGTGGGACCGGATCCGATCCTATAACTACGATATGCGGAAGGGTCCCGTGTCCATCAAGTGGTTTGAAGGCGGCAAGACGAACATCGTGCATAACTGCATCGACCGCCATCTCGAGACGCGCGGCGACCAGAAGGCCATCATCTGGGAAGGCAACGAGCCGGGCGAGGACGCGCACCTCACCTACCGGGAACTGCACGAGCAGGTCTGCAAGTTCGCCAACGTGCTCAAGTCGCGGGGCGTCGGGAAGGGCGACAGGGTATCGATCTACCTCCCCATGATCCCCGAACTGGCCGTCGCCATGCTGGCCTGTGCCCGGATCGGCGCGGTCCATTCCATCGTGTTCGGCGGGTTCTCGGCCGATTCGCTGTCGGACCGCATCGTGGATTCGACCTGCAAGACGGTCATCACCGCCAACGGGACCCATCGCGGCGACAAGCCGGTCTTCATGAAGCCGGTGGCGGACGAAGCCATGGCTTCGGCGGAAAAGGAGATGGGCGAGCCGGTCACTACCTGCATCGTGGTCGACCGGGTCAAGGACGATCCGGACTTTCAGTTTCCCATGCAGGAAGTACGGGACTTCTGGTGGCATGACCTGATGGCCGGGGCCGACGCCGACTGTCCGTGCGAGGAGATGGACGCCGAGGATCCCCTGTTCATTCTCTACACCTCCGGGTCCACGGGCAAGCCGAAGGGCGTGCAGCATACCGTGGGTGGATACATGGTCTATACCGGCGTCACCCACCGCTACGTCTTCGATTACCACGAGGGCGACATCTACTTCTGCGGCGCGGACATCGGTTGGGTCACGGGACATTCCTATATCATCTACGGCCCCCTGGGCAACGGCGCCACGACGATCATGTTCGAGGGCATTCCGACCTACCCGGCGCCCGACCGGTGCTGGGAGATCATCGAGAAGTACGGCGTCAACCAGTTCTACACGGCGCCGACCGCCATCCGGGCGCTGGCACGGGAAGGCGAAGACTGGCCGGCACGCCATCCTATGCCCACACTCCAGCTCCTGGGCACGGTGGGAGAACCGATCAATCCCGAGGCCTGGCGGTGGTACCACGTGAACGTGGGCAAGGAGCGGTGCCCGATCGTAGACACGTGGTGGCAGACCGAGACCGGCGGGATCATGATCACCCCGCTTCCAGGCGCCATCCCTACCAAGCCGGGTTCCGCCACCCTGCCCTTCTTCGGCGTGAAGCCCGTGCTGCTGGACGGCGAGAGCGGAAGAGAACTCGAAGGCAACGGCATCATGGGCGTGCTGGCCATCCGGGAGCCCTGGCCCGGGCAGATGCGCACCGTTTACGGAGACCACCAGCGGTTCGAGGAAACCTACTTTCAGCAGTACAAGGGGTATTACTTTACCGGGGACGGCTGCCGAAGGGACGAGGACGGATACTACTGGATCACGGGCCGGGTGGACGACGTCATCAACGTCTCCGGCCACCGGATGGGCACGGCCGAGGTGGAAAGCGCCCTGGTGGCCCACGGCTCGGTGGCCGAAGCGGCCGTGGTTGGGTTCCCCCACGAGATCAAGGGGCAGGGGATATACGCCTACGTGACGCTGAACGTGGGTGAGGAATACACGGAAGACTTGCGCGGCGACCTGAAGAAGCAGGTGCGCTCGATCATCGGTCCCATCGCCACGCCCGACGTGATCCACTGGGCGCCGGCCCTGCCCAAGACGCGTTCCGGCAAGATCATGCGCCGCATCCTGCGGAAGATCGCCACCAACGAGCTGGACCAGATCGGCGATACGACCACGCTGGCGGACCCGGCCGTGGTGGACCAGTTGATCGAAAACAGGTAG
- a CDS encoding outer membrane beta-barrel protein, protein MTTRKMTAHTLLPRRQNGYARTSNSDQDLSSQTNTVWKSDCPVYRLFVAALVILAACTTTPSWAQEAPGFYLGSGLGANFAPAVNLAGKDNDHSMGSGCDEFINPNATQYDFCNLGNRGDSWNNRFDGAAGILANAVVGYRLRNRLRLEVEYFYRDSEYDQTDPVLGGGGSIADKLAAELQRAELRVGSITSHNLFGNFYFDFPNRSRFTPYIGLGIGGGFADMDFGALWARNLNPAHITSVEGKFSEDDTEAIQSRLAGTTTSAQTELNDTLLGFQVLLGVNRALTDAVSLDVRGRWTNFSSFHDSDSYERLRSHESNLRVDGSAPVEYQQSTDDTELFGINVAIRYQF, encoded by the coding sequence ATGACAACCCGGAAGATGACGGCGCACACTCTTCTCCCAAGACGCCAGAACGGCTACGCCCGGACAAGCAACAGCGATCAGGACCTCTCTTCGCAGACGAATACTGTCTGGAAAAGCGACTGTCCCGTATATCGCCTCTTTGTCGCTGCCCTTGTCATTCTGGCAGCCTGCACCACTACGCCGAGCTGGGCTCAGGAGGCGCCGGGCTTCTATCTCGGCAGCGGTCTGGGCGCAAATTTCGCCCCGGCGGTAAATCTGGCTGGAAAGGACAACGATCACAGCATGGGCAGCGGATGCGACGAGTTCATCAATCCAAACGCCACACAGTACGACTTCTGCAACCTCGGAAACCGGGGGGATAGCTGGAACAACCGCTTTGACGGTGCCGCCGGGATACTGGCGAACGCTGTCGTAGGCTATCGCCTGCGAAACCGACTCCGTCTTGAAGTCGAGTACTTCTATCGGGATTCGGAATACGATCAGACTGACCCGGTGCTCGGCGGAGGCGGCTCAATTGCGGACAAACTTGCCGCTGAGCTTCAACGGGCTGAACTCCGGGTCGGCAGCATCACCTCGCACAATCTGTTTGGCAACTTCTACTTCGACTTTCCGAATCGCAGTCGCTTCACCCCATACATAGGCCTCGGGATCGGTGGTGGGTTCGCAGACATGGACTTTGGCGCGCTTTGGGCGCGGAATCTCAATCCTGCCCATATCACGTCGGTCGAAGGCAAGTTCAGCGAAGACGACACCGAAGCGATTCAATCCAGACTGGCGGGAACGACTACAAGCGCACAGACCGAGTTGAATGATACGCTGTTGGGATTCCAGGTTCTGTTGGGGGTGAATCGCGCGCTGACCGATGCGGTTTCACTGGATGTCAGGGGACGCTGGACCAACTTCAGCTCATTCCACGACAGCGATTCCTATGAGCGTCTGCGTAGCCACGAGTCCAACCTGCGCGTTGACGGCAGCGCACCGGTGGAATACCAGCAATCCACGGATGATACCGAACTATTCGGGATCAACGTAGCGATCAGGTATCAATTCTAG
- a CDS encoding glucose 1-dehydrogenase, with the protein MADSSTESAGSDQSGLSGRSERVNRSAEFSGRTALVTGGSRGIGRSTCRMLAEQGARVAINYARNEEAARASLAMVEEAGTEGMIVQADVSSEADVNRMAAEVRARLGPVDLLVNNAGIAKNQPHSELAFADWKRMFEVNVDGVFLATWAVKDEMIERGFGRIVNVASLAGIILKKDMIHYATTKAAVISLTRHCAEAFAPHNVRVNCVAPGLTDTDLAGSGNPGMIDRLIASTPMGRIAQPGEMASVIRFLLSEDSSFVTGQTVTACGGRS; encoded by the coding sequence ATGGCTGATTCATCGACAGAGTCCGCAGGGTCCGATCAATCCGGGCTATCAGGACGGTCCGAACGGGTCAATCGGTCCGCGGAATTCTCGGGACGCACCGCCCTGGTGACCGGCGGTTCCCGGGGGATCGGAAGGTCCACGTGCCGCATGCTGGCGGAACAGGGCGCCCGGGTGGCGATCAACTACGCGCGCAACGAGGAAGCGGCAAGAGCGTCCCTCGCCATGGTAGAGGAGGCCGGCACGGAAGGCATGATCGTACAGGCCGACGTATCATCGGAGGCCGACGTGAACCGGATGGCCGCGGAAGTACGGGCGCGCCTGGGACCCGTAGACCTGCTGGTCAATAACGCGGGGATCGCGAAGAACCAGCCCCATTCGGAACTCGCCTTCGCGGACTGGAAACGCATGTTCGAGGTGAACGTGGACGGGGTGTTCCTCGCGACCTGGGCGGTGAAGGACGAAATGATCGAACGCGGATTCGGCCGCATCGTCAACGTGGCATCGCTCGCCGGCATCATCCTGAAGAAGGACATGATCCACTACGCCACGACCAAGGCGGCGGTCATCTCCCTCACGCGGCACTGCGCAGAGGCCTTCGCGCCCCATAACGTCCGCGTGAACTGCGTGGCGCCGGGGCTGACCGATACCGACCTGGCCGGATCGGGCAACCCGGGCATGATCGACCGGCTCATTGCTTCCACGCCCATGGGCCGAATAGCCCAGCCCGGGGAAATGGCCTCGGTGATCCGGTTCCTGCTTTCGGAAGACTCAAGCTTCGTGACCGGCCAGACCGTCACGGCCTGCGGCGGCCGGAGCTGA
- a CDS encoding phytanoyl-CoA dioxygenase family protein produces the protein MALSAIQTGERFTDEETDQIRSCLQRDGYYAFGRLMEDEEVETLRADMQRKWDDPRMHEPARDQIRGTSLMRMFEYSYAFRDLIVREPFASLAEAILGDDCHCMSQNALYTPPNPKAVEDGPGGWHLDDLVHFPLPDGVPRHDSAVPPPCFVLQIFTPLTDVEEVRYGPTQVVPGSHLAGRQPHLPHEQDRPTFDGQGPHSFLVRKGDAYMFNNQIWHRGAPNASDRTRLMAGVTYSKRFIAQKYYPFIDYRMPDHVWAEASPRLQRMLGRHSKGAYG, from the coding sequence ATGGCACTGAGCGCCATCCAGACCGGCGAACGGTTCACCGACGAAGAGACCGATCAAATCCGCAGTTGCTTACAGCGGGACGGCTACTACGCCTTCGGCCGGTTGATGGAAGACGAAGAGGTGGAGACCCTGCGGGCGGACATGCAGCGTAAGTGGGACGATCCCCGCATGCACGAACCGGCGCGGGACCAGATCCGCGGTACCAGCCTGATGCGCATGTTCGAGTATTCCTATGCTTTCCGCGACCTCATCGTGCGAGAACCGTTCGCGAGCCTGGCAGAGGCCATTCTCGGCGACGACTGCCACTGCATGTCACAGAACGCGCTTTACACGCCGCCCAATCCAAAGGCGGTCGAGGACGGTCCCGGAGGATGGCACCTGGACGACCTGGTCCATTTCCCCCTGCCGGACGGCGTACCGCGCCACGACTCCGCCGTGCCTCCGCCCTGTTTCGTCCTGCAGATTTTCACGCCGCTGACCGATGTGGAGGAGGTGCGTTACGGTCCCACGCAGGTCGTTCCCGGCAGCCATTTAGCGGGACGCCAGCCGCACCTGCCCCATGAGCAGGACCGGCCCACATTCGACGGACAGGGACCTCACTCCTTCCTCGTCCGGAAGGGCGACGCCTACATGTTCAACAACCAGATCTGGCACCGCGGAGCGCCGAACGCGTCGGACCGCACCAGGCTGATGGCCGGCGTCACGTACAGCAAGCGGTTCATCGCTCAGAAATACTACCCCTTCATCGACTACCGCATGCCCGATCACGTTTGGGCCGAGGCGTCGCCCCGCCTGCAGCGCATGCTGGGACGCCACAGCAAAGGAGCGTACGGCTGA